The DNA window ACGAAGACGCTCCTCGAGCAGTCGAGCAAGCTTGTCCACGTCTCGAACCTTTACTACACCGAGCCGCAGGGGCGCCTGGCCGAATCCCTGGTGAATCTCATTGGTCCGGGCAAAGTTTTCTTCTGCAACAGCGGCGGCGAGGCGAACGAAGGACTGTTCAAGCTCGCGCGCAAGTTCGGCCACGACGAAGGCCGCTTCGAAATCATCACCACGCTGAATTCCTTTCACGGCCGGACGCTGGCGGGCATCGCCGCCACCGGTCAGGAAAAAGTGAAGAAAGGATTCGAGCCGGCCGTGCCCGGCTTCCGCCACGTCCCCTACAACGACCTCGCTGCGGTGCGCGGTGCGATTTCGCCCGCGACAGCCGCGGTGCTCATCGAAGGCGTGCAGGGCGAAGGCGGCATTACGCCCGCGACACCGGAATATCTGCTCGGCCTGCGCGCGTTGTGCGACGAAAAGAAGTTGCTGCTCCTGATGGACGGCGTGCAGGACGGACATTTCCGCACCGGCCGGTTTCAAAGTTTTCAAAGAATTCTGGAGGGCGTTGCTCCGTCAACGCCGACGAATTCAGGGCCGCGACAAAGCGCGGCCCTCCAGTTTCTGCCGGACGGCATTTCGATGGCGAAGTCGCTCGGCGGCGGATTTCCAATGGGCGCGTTCTGGGCCCGGGCGCCATTCGCGGATCTGCTCGGGCCGGGCACACACGCGACGACCTTCGGCGGAACGCCGCTCGCCTGCGCCGTGGCGCTGCGCGTGCTTGAGGTCGTCCAACGGGAGAAACTCGCCGACAACGCGCGCGCGATGGGCGAGTTTTTGAAAACCGGCCTCGCGCGGTTGGCGCAGGAGCATCCGCGAGTGATCCGGGGCGTGCGCGGAATCGGCCTGTTAATCGGCGTCGAGCTGGCGGCGGACAACGCGGCGTTCGCCAACAACGGCAGGGCGCCGTCCATCCAGTTTGTGAACCGCCTGCACG is part of the Candidatus Angelobacter sp. genome and encodes:
- a CDS encoding aspartate aminotransferase family protein, with product MKEIIPPPPAIVRNDVAAIQALFQKNVIPSYARFDLALSHGSGSYLYDVAGRRYLDLGGGIAVCCLGHAHPEITKTLLEQSSKLVHVSNLYYTEPQGRLAESLVNLIGPGKVFFCNSGGEANEGLFKLARKFGHDEGRFEIITTLNSFHGRTLAGIAATGQEKVKKGFEPAVPGFRHVPYNDLAAVRGAISPATAAVLIEGVQGEGGITPATPEYLLGLRALCDEKKLLLLMDGVQDGHFRTGRFQSFQRILEGVAPSTPTNSGPRQSAALQFLPDGISMAKSLGGGFPMGAFWARAPFADLLGPGTHATTFGGTPLACAVALRVLEVVQREKLADNARAMGEFLKTGLARLAQEHPRVIRGVRGIGLLIGVELAADNAAFANNGRAPSIQFVNRLHEAGLLTIPAGSHVIRLLPPLNLRRSEAEEGLAIITRV